A single region of the Demequina sp. genome encodes:
- a CDS encoding acyltransferase — MPARVNEPHSKAFRPDIEGLRAVAILLVLLYHASLPFLPGGFIGVDVFFVISGFLITSLLVREAERTGKVSLRRFYARRAKRLLPASALVLVVTSALTVWLINGSDRRAFGLDISAAAGYVVNWRLAARAVDYLAEGTGQSPVLHFWSLAVEEQFYFVWPFLIIVALFVAHRLRWSMRRTMTVALSVVAIPSFIASILQTASNPATAFFVTTTRLWELAVGAFVAIAATRFARLPERAASAISVTGLVVILASAVLLTDTAAWPGYLAAIPVLGAAAVIAGGIAHPHAVAARVLALRPMVWIGGLSYSLYLWHWPMLIFGQAAFGPLRVREQMALAVLSIVPAYLSMRFIENPARYSKRLARGSALALATGAALTLAGVAAGFAVALTAPSPSSNQTIVIEVPEGTATGEGSGMGAQALGNDPTSSPAGIPQDSYETIVPEPASAADDVPASYDLGCQAAQDSTEIVTCPVGALDSKIVVAAVGDSKMLQWYTALDIAGRNLGVRFEFMTKSSCESTDAITSISGAAYTTCKEFNEAVDRKILDGGYAGVLTSGGVPHVTESSPLDAVEGYTQRWERWQQAGIPVTVVLDNPHPPGDVYPCMEKNADSALTCAFERAHGIESGGAPGQTAAAEASGAAVIDLTDFICPQEQCAPVIGNVLILRQGSHLTNTYVITLAPQLIRELAPRMAALGATG; from the coding sequence GTGCCAGCTCGCGTAAACGAACCGCATTCGAAGGCGTTCCGCCCCGATATCGAGGGCCTTCGAGCCGTCGCCATCCTCTTGGTGCTGCTGTACCACGCGAGCCTCCCGTTCCTTCCCGGCGGGTTCATCGGCGTCGACGTCTTCTTCGTGATTTCTGGCTTCCTCATCACCTCGTTGCTCGTGCGGGAGGCGGAGCGCACCGGGAAGGTCTCCCTTCGCCGTTTCTACGCGCGCCGCGCCAAGCGGCTGCTGCCAGCGTCGGCCCTTGTGCTCGTGGTGACCTCCGCGCTCACGGTGTGGCTCATCAACGGCTCCGACCGCAGGGCGTTCGGGCTGGACATCTCGGCCGCCGCTGGGTACGTGGTGAACTGGCGACTCGCCGCGCGGGCGGTCGACTACCTCGCGGAGGGGACTGGGCAGTCGCCGGTGCTGCACTTCTGGTCGCTCGCGGTGGAGGAGCAGTTCTACTTCGTGTGGCCGTTCCTCATCATCGTGGCGCTCTTCGTGGCGCATCGGTTGCGGTGGAGCATGCGGCGGACGATGACGGTGGCGCTGTCGGTGGTGGCGATCCCTTCATTCATTGCATCCATTCTGCAGACGGCGAGCAACCCCGCTACCGCGTTCTTCGTCACGACCACGCGCCTGTGGGAGCTCGCCGTTGGCGCCTTCGTCGCGATAGCGGCGACCAGGTTTGCTCGTCTTCCTGAGCGCGCGGCGAGCGCGATCTCGGTGACCGGGCTCGTCGTGATCCTCGCCTCCGCCGTGCTGCTCACGGACACCGCGGCGTGGCCGGGCTATCTCGCTGCTATCCCAGTGCTTGGCGCGGCTGCGGTGATCGCGGGCGGCATCGCCCACCCCCACGCGGTCGCCGCGCGCGTCCTTGCGCTCCGGCCTATGGTGTGGATCGGCGGGCTGTCCTATTCGCTCTACCTGTGGCACTGGCCGATGCTGATCTTTGGGCAGGCGGCCTTTGGGCCGCTGCGGGTGCGAGAGCAGATGGCGCTGGCGGTGCTGTCGATAGTGCCCGCGTATCTCAGCATGCGGTTCATCGAGAATCCCGCGCGGTACTCGAAGCGACTCGCGCGCGGCTCCGCGCTCGCGCTCGCCACCGGTGCCGCACTCACCCTCGCTGGGGTCGCCGCCGGCTTCGCGGTGGCGCTCACCGCTCCGTCCCCGTCCTCGAACCAGACCATCGTCATCGAGGTGCCGGAGGGAACGGCAACGGGCGAGGGCTCCGGCATGGGCGCGCAGGCGCTCGGCAACGATCCCACCAGCTCACCGGCGGGAATCCCCCAGGACTCCTACGAGACGATCGTGCCGGAGCCGGCGTCCGCCGCCGACGATGTGCCCGCCAGTTACGACCTTGGCTGCCAGGCGGCGCAGGACTCAACCGAGATCGTCACGTGCCCCGTGGGCGCGCTCGACAGCAAGATCGTGGTCGCGGCCGTCGGGGACTCGAAGATGCTGCAGTGGTACACGGCTCTCGACATCGCGGGTCGCAACCTGGGTGTGCGCTTCGAGTTCATGACGAAGTCGTCGTGCGAGTCAACGGACGCGATCACGTCCATCAGTGGGGCCGCCTACACCACGTGCAAGGAGTTCAACGAGGCGGTGGATCGCAAGATCCTCGACGGCGGATACGCGGGGGTCCTGACCTCGGGCGGGGTCCCGCACGTCACCGAGTCCTCGCCTCTCGACGCCGTGGAGGGGTACACCCAGCGGTGGGAGCGCTGGCAGCAGGCGGGCATCCCGGTGACCGTGGTCCTCGACAACCCGCACCCGCCTGGTGACGTCTACCCGTGCATGGAGAAGAACGCCGACTCCGCGCTCACGTGCGCCTTCGAGCGCGCCCACGGCATCGAGTCCGGAGGAGCTCCAGGCCAGACCGCAGCCGCCGAGGCGTCCGGAGCCGCGGTCATCGACCTCACCGACTTCATCTGTCCACAGGAGCAGTGCGCGCCCGTCATCGGCAACGTGCTGATCCTCAGGCAGGGCAGCCACCTGACGAACACGTACGTCATCACCCTGGCGCCTCAGCTCATAAGGGAGCTGGCGCCGCGCATGGCGGCGCTCGGCGCCACCGGCTAA
- a CDS encoding glycosyltransferase produces MRAPLRVTVDGVVYERRLPRRGQQGRVDVAATAEAARLVETASDARVLHAHSHHVNGTVAQVAAKALGLPMVYEVRGFLEETWVARGGDPEAEFVRLARAAETRVMLAADHVVTLSEGMRDEVVRRGWRRTGSPWCRTPSARSG; encoded by the coding sequence GTGCGCGCGCCGCTCAGGGTCACCGTCGATGGAGTGGTCTACGAGAGGCGGCTGCCGCGACGCGGGCAGCAGGGGCGCGTCGACGTCGCGGCCACGGCGGAGGCCGCGCGCCTCGTGGAGACCGCAAGCGATGCCCGCGTGCTGCACGCCCACTCGCATCACGTGAACGGCACGGTGGCGCAGGTCGCGGCGAAGGCGCTGGGATTGCCCATGGTGTACGAGGTGCGGGGCTTCCTCGAGGAGACATGGGTGGCGCGCGGAGGCGATCCGGAGGCGGAGTTCGTGAGGCTGGCCCGAGCCGCCGAGACGCGCGTGATGCTCGCCGCAGACCACGTGGTGACCCTGTCCGAGGGCATGAGGGACGAGGTGGTTCGCAGGGGGTGGCGGCGGACCGGATCACCGTGGTGCCGAACGCCGTCGGCTCGGAGTGGCTGA
- the wecB gene encoding UDP-N-acetylglucosamine 2-epimerase (non-hydrolyzing) produces MPTAVLHVTGARPNFPKLAPVQAALAERGVEQRIVHTGQHYDDRMSDIFFRELDLPRPDVNLGIGSGSHAEQTARTMIALEGAFLGAAPQLVLVYGDINSTLAAAVVAAKLGIPLGHVEAGLRSFDMTMPEEINRLVTDRLSNVLFATSEDAIEHLVREGTDPDAIHFVGNPMIDTLLRAKPRLDSARAKAEHGVEGAYIVGTLHRPSNVDDPDDVAELVRVIHAFADLATFVMPVHPRGRARLVDAGLTRHPRVIATDPLGYLDFISLVSGSDAVVTDSGGVQEETTILGVPCFTMRPNTERPVTITNGTNQLVTRESVVPAVAAALAAGRPAQWPTPPLWDGHAGERIADVVQCQLA; encoded by the coding sequence ATGCCAACGGCCGTTCTGCACGTCACCGGTGCGCGACCGAACTTTCCCAAGCTGGCCCCGGTTCAGGCCGCGCTCGCGGAGCGTGGCGTGGAACAGCGCATTGTGCACACCGGGCAGCACTACGACGACCGCATGTCTGACATCTTCTTCCGCGAACTGGACCTGCCGCGGCCGGACGTCAATCTGGGGATCGGCTCCGGCTCCCACGCGGAGCAGACCGCGCGGACGATGATCGCGCTTGAGGGCGCGTTCCTCGGGGCCGCGCCCCAGCTTGTGCTCGTGTATGGCGACATCAACTCGACTCTCGCCGCCGCCGTCGTCGCCGCGAAGCTCGGGATCCCACTCGGCCACGTCGAGGCGGGCCTGCGGAGCTTCGACATGACCATGCCGGAGGAGATCAACCGGCTCGTGACCGACCGGCTGTCCAACGTGCTCTTTGCCACGAGCGAGGATGCCATCGAGCACCTCGTTCGCGAAGGGACGGACCCGGACGCAATCCACTTCGTCGGGAACCCCATGATCGACACGCTCCTCAGGGCCAAGCCGCGGCTCGACTCTGCCCGCGCCAAGGCCGAGCATGGCGTGGAGGGCGCGTACATCGTCGGGACCCTGCACCGGCCCAGCAACGTCGACGACCCCGACGACGTCGCCGAGCTCGTTCGCGTCATCCACGCCTTCGCGGACCTCGCGACGTTCGTCATGCCGGTGCACCCGCGCGGCCGCGCGCGCCTCGTCGACGCCGGGCTGACGCGCCACCCCCGCGTGATCGCCACGGATCCGCTCGGCTACCTCGACTTCATCTCGCTCGTCTCCGGGTCCGACGCTGTGGTCACCGACAGCGGTGGCGTCCAGGAGGAGACGACCATCCTGGGCGTGCCGTGCTTCACCATGCGGCCCAACACCGAGCGTCCCGTGACGATCACCAACGGCACCAACCAACTGGTGACGCGAGAGAGCGTCGTGCCAGCGGTTGCGGCGGCCCTCGCTGCCGGTCGGCCTGCGCAGTGGCCCACGCCGCCGCTGTGGGACGGGCACGCCGGCGAGCGGATAGCGGACGTGGTGCAGTGCCAGCTCGCGTAA
- the proC gene encoding pyrroline-5-carboxylate reductase, which yields MTTAPTPLPDAPRIAVIGTGVMGGTLITALRVAGWPQDRITAASRTEGSAKSVRDSHGVVVELDAAEAVKDADAVMLAVKPQDMAAALDQIAGSLKEGVLVITVAAALPTSFYEARLPAGTPVVRAMPNTPSVIARGATGIAAGANATPSHLQLAAGMLRATGLVVAVDEAQIDAVAAVSGSGPAYFYAFVEALTEAGVAQGLDRILATQLAAQTLVGAAHLLQTSGESPQHLRQSVSSKGGTTLAALAAMDHAGLQGVVAAGVNAAVTRAKELGQELAGEAPSSL from the coding sequence ATGACGACCGCCCCCACACCGCTCCCAGACGCACCACGCATCGCTGTCATCGGCACCGGCGTCATGGGCGGCACGCTCATCACGGCGCTGCGCGTTGCCGGATGGCCCCAAGACCGCATCACCGCGGCCTCCCGCACCGAGGGCAGCGCCAAATCGGTTCGCGACAGCCACGGCGTCGTCGTCGAGCTCGACGCCGCGGAGGCGGTCAAGGACGCCGACGCCGTCATGCTCGCGGTGAAGCCGCAGGACATGGCCGCGGCCCTGGACCAGATCGCCGGGTCGCTCAAGGAGGGCGTGCTCGTCATCACGGTGGCCGCCGCGCTGCCCACCTCGTTCTACGAGGCCCGGCTCCCCGCAGGCACACCGGTGGTGCGCGCGATGCCGAACACGCCGTCGGTCATCGCGCGCGGCGCCACAGGGATCGCCGCCGGTGCCAACGCCACCCCAAGCCATCTGCAGCTTGCCGCCGGCATGTTGCGGGCAACGGGACTGGTGGTGGCGGTCGACGAGGCGCAGATCGACGCCGTCGCCGCGGTGTCCGGATCAGGGCCCGCGTACTTCTACGCGTTCGTCGAGGCGCTCACCGAGGCGGGCGTCGCCCAGGGTCTTGACCGGATTCTCGCGACGCAGCTCGCCGCGCAGACGCTCGTTGGCGCCGCGCACCTGCTGCAGACGTCTGGCGAATCGCCGCAGCACCTGCGCCAGAGCGTGAGCTCCAAGGGCGGCACCACGCTCGCGGCGCTCGCGGCGATGGACCACGCGGGGCTGCAGGGCGTGGTCGCGGCCGGAGTCAACGCGGCCGTTACGCGCGCGAAGGAGCTCGGTCAGGAACTCGCCGGCGAGGCTCCCAGCTCCCTGTAG
- a CDS encoding glycosyltransferase family 4 protein codes for MSLAARARATAGAVAAAWPWGLTPQPWRGAALRQRSRRATASHLATLGDLPTPTLLAVLCEPISENQARLAEPIARELASRRLSAAQLDLAARAAVRAGAVEAAVWVMENATGVWASVDAEAAARIATVIGSPDRAATAGELSAALPAADATLLASVAAADSAWDAVAEFVLAGGGAPADQRATWALAAARDGNLSAAVTLAAGVRTRLRSKDARRQLALARDHLELLAQGAPEVGEAREPIERRAGAALYVVSQSLPHRSGGYATRTHGIAKALRERGWDERVLTRLGFPYTRWRPDDRRVAAPVDVVDGVEYHRALREGVRSYPDVPLAPYVRDFAEDVEREARRHGAEVIHAASFFQTALGAGIAAKRLGLPFVYELRGLEDIYRTSRDPRFAATEEYRFERSMELAVCAMADRVLCITRALRGELIADGVPAEKISVLGNGVEAADFAPATPDLELKAALGLEGKTVLGYAGSTVDYEGLELLIDALEELADPSVALVVVGDGAHYSAVVDRANASAVRDSIVFVGRVPYAEVPRYLSFFDVLPFPRLPLPVTEMVSPMKPFEAMAMGKAVVVSDVAALAEIVEDGVTGLTFRKGDSSDLARALRALVKDPALRDRLGAAARTDILATATWQHRVEAADAAYRELGASPASS; via the coding sequence ATGTCCCTTGCCGCACGCGCCCGCGCGACCGCCGGTGCCGTCGCCGCAGCCTGGCCCTGGGGCCTCACGCCCCAGCCCTGGCGCGGTGCTGCGCTTCGGCAACGCTCGCGCAGGGCAACGGCTTCGCACCTGGCGACCCTCGGGGACCTGCCAACGCCCACCCTTCTCGCTGTCCTGTGCGAGCCCATCTCTGAGAACCAGGCACGCCTCGCCGAGCCCATCGCGCGCGAGCTCGCGTCGCGCCGCCTGAGCGCCGCGCAGCTGGACCTCGCGGCGCGTGCGGCCGTCAGGGCCGGCGCTGTGGAGGCTGCGGTCTGGGTGATGGAGAACGCGACCGGAGTGTGGGCGTCAGTGGACGCGGAGGCGGCCGCCCGCATAGCGACCGTCATTGGCTCGCCGGACCGGGCGGCCACCGCGGGCGAACTGAGCGCGGCGCTCCCCGCGGCGGACGCCACGCTCCTCGCGTCCGTCGCCGCCGCGGACAGCGCCTGGGACGCGGTCGCCGAGTTCGTTCTCGCGGGGGGCGGGGCGCCCGCGGATCAACGGGCGACATGGGCGCTCGCGGCCGCCAGGGATGGCAACCTGAGCGCGGCGGTCACGCTGGCCGCGGGCGTGCGGACGCGGCTGCGCTCCAAGGACGCAAGGCGCCAACTCGCGCTAGCCCGCGACCACCTGGAGCTGCTCGCTCAGGGCGCGCCCGAGGTGGGGGAAGCGCGCGAGCCAATCGAGCGTCGGGCCGGCGCGGCGCTGTATGTGGTGTCGCAATCCCTGCCGCACCGCAGCGGCGGCTACGCGACCCGTACGCACGGCATCGCCAAGGCGCTGCGCGAGCGCGGCTGGGACGAGCGGGTGCTCACCAGGCTGGGCTTCCCATACACGCGGTGGCGCCCGGACGACCGCCGGGTGGCCGCCCCTGTGGACGTCGTCGACGGCGTCGAGTACCACCGCGCGTTGCGCGAGGGCGTGCGGTCGTACCCAGACGTGCCGCTCGCGCCGTATGTGCGGGACTTTGCCGAGGACGTGGAGCGCGAGGCGAGACGACACGGCGCGGAGGTCATTCACGCGGCGTCGTTCTTCCAGACCGCTCTGGGCGCCGGGATCGCCGCCAAGCGACTCGGGCTCCCGTTCGTGTACGAGCTCCGAGGGCTCGAGGACATCTACCGCACCTCACGGGATCCGCGCTTTGCCGCTACGGAGGAGTACCGCTTTGAGCGCTCCATGGAACTCGCTGTGTGCGCCATGGCGGACCGCGTGCTGTGCATCACGCGGGCGCTGCGGGGCGAGCTCATAGCGGACGGAGTGCCCGCGGAGAAGATTTCGGTGCTTGGCAACGGCGTTGAGGCGGCGGACTTCGCCCCCGCCACCCCTGACCTGGAACTCAAGGCGGCCCTTGGGCTCGAGGGCAAGACCGTGCTCGGCTACGCGGGCTCCACCGTGGATTACGAGGGTCTTGAGCTGCTGATCGACGCGCTTGAGGAGCTCGCGGACCCTTCCGTCGCGCTCGTCGTGGTTGGCGATGGCGCGCACTACAGCGCGGTGGTCGACAGGGCGAACGCGAGCGCCGTAAGGGACTCGATCGTGTTCGTTGGGCGGGTGCCCTACGCCGAGGTTCCCCGCTACCTGTCGTTCTTCGACGTGCTGCCGTTCCCGCGCCTGCCGCTGCCGGTGACAGAGATGGTGTCGCCCATGAAGCCCTTTGAGGCGATGGCCATGGGCAAGGCGGTGGTGGTCTCCGACGTTGCGGCGCTCGCGGAGATCGTCGAGGACGGCGTCACGGGACTGACCTTCCGCAAGGGAGACTCGAGCGACCTCGCGCGGGCCCTGCGCGCCCTGGTGAAGGACCCCGCGCTGAGGGATCGCCTCGGCGCGGCCGCGCGCACCGACATCCTCGCCACGGCCACGTGGCAGCACCGTGTCGAAGCGGCCGACGCCGCCTACAGGGAGCTGGGAGCCTCGCCGGCGAGTTCCTGA
- the radA gene encoding DNA repair protein RadA has translation MATAVRRTSPGYRCTECGWTAVKWVGRCGECQAWGTVVEANATAGPATRATAASAPAVPLPEVSATASARRSTGVDEFDRVLGGGIVAGAAVLLAGEPGVGKSTLLLDVAARSARAGARVLYVSGEESAGQIRLRAERIGALEPGVLLAAETDLGAVLAHVEASDPHLVIVDSIQTIASAEVEGTPGGVSQVREVAQALIQAAKRGGVPMVLVGHVTKDGSVAGPRIVEHLVDVVCQFEGDPHSQLRLLRAVKNRFGSVDEVGCFQLVDAGIESVADPSGLFLSREGGHVAGTCATITVDGKRPLPAEIQALVAPSVLSNPRRATSGIDSARVAMILAVLHRRVGVAVAADDVYVATIGGARVLEPAADVALALALASARADRPVRDRWCAVGEVALSGAVRPVTALAQRVAEAARLGFTDVVVPSAGKGITAPAGVTLHPVDQLADAARIALVARAEAEPDF, from the coding sequence ATGGCAACAGCTGTTCGTCGCACCAGTCCCGGCTATCGCTGCACCGAGTGTGGCTGGACGGCCGTGAAGTGGGTGGGCCGCTGCGGCGAGTGCCAGGCGTGGGGAACCGTCGTGGAGGCGAACGCGACCGCCGGTCCCGCCACGCGGGCCACGGCAGCGAGCGCGCCCGCAGTGCCGCTGCCGGAGGTCTCGGCCACGGCGTCGGCCAGGAGGTCGACCGGCGTCGACGAGTTCGACCGCGTGCTCGGCGGGGGCATCGTGGCCGGTGCCGCCGTGCTGCTTGCCGGGGAGCCAGGGGTGGGGAAGTCCACGCTGCTGCTCGACGTCGCCGCGCGCAGCGCCCGCGCGGGCGCGCGAGTGCTGTACGTGTCTGGCGAGGAGTCCGCAGGCCAGATCCGGCTCAGGGCGGAGCGAATCGGCGCGCTCGAGCCCGGGGTGCTGCTGGCCGCGGAGACGGACCTCGGGGCCGTGCTCGCGCACGTCGAGGCGAGCGATCCACACCTGGTGATCGTCGACTCCATCCAGACCATCGCGTCAGCCGAGGTGGAGGGCACGCCCGGCGGTGTGAGCCAGGTGCGAGAGGTGGCCCAGGCGCTCATCCAGGCCGCGAAGAGGGGCGGGGTGCCCATGGTGCTCGTTGGGCACGTGACCAAGGACGGCTCCGTTGCGGGCCCGCGCATCGTGGAGCACCTCGTGGACGTGGTGTGTCAGTTCGAGGGCGACCCGCACTCCCAGCTGCGGCTGCTGCGCGCCGTCAAGAACCGGTTCGGCTCCGTGGACGAGGTGGGCTGCTTCCAACTCGTCGACGCGGGCATCGAGTCCGTGGCGGATCCTTCCGGGCTGTTTCTCTCACGCGAGGGAGGCCATGTTGCGGGCACGTGCGCCACGATCACCGTGGACGGCAAGCGGCCCCTGCCCGCGGAGATTCAGGCGCTCGTAGCCCCAAGCGTCCTTAGCAATCCCCGGCGAGCCACGTCGGGCATCGACTCCGCGCGCGTGGCGATGATCCTTGCGGTGCTGCATAGACGCGTCGGCGTGGCCGTTGCCGCCGACGACGTCTACGTCGCCACCATCGGCGGCGCCAGGGTGCTGGAGCCGGCGGCCGACGTCGCGCTCGCGCTCGCCCTCGCGTCCGCGCGCGCCGACCGTCCCGTGCGCGATCGCTGGTGCGCCGTTGGGGAGGTGGCGCTCTCGGGAGCGGTCCGGCCCGTGACGGCGCTGGCACAGCGCGTTGCCGAGGCGGCACGGCTTGGCTTCACCGATGTGGTGGTGCCCTCTGCTGGCAAGGGGATCACCGCTCCCGCTGGGGTGACGCTGCACCCGGTGGACCAGCTCGCGGATGCGGCGCGCATCGCGCTCGTCGCGCGCGCGGAGGCCGAGCCGGACTTCTAG
- a CDS encoding glycosyltransferase family 2 protein → MTGSTQAAVAEAAAAVATSSWIKVRQAAEPPTASGERARGVGRGPVTPVAVVPAQDGDVADSLALSGTAVLLYGEPRRDRDDAVWPAVADAAAASPEATALAAQAELRDRVALRQRRDVLDRGADSPALGAVSIVCATNRPDELGNVLDNAARQRGVAVQLVLVTHGFTADAAALAAFRTDHPAVEVVPVEADRSLTLGSCLNLGIAAADGDDIVKMDDDNFYGPAFLLDLARDLRLSGAGLTGKRAHLVHLSASGALVLRFADAENSWAKMVQGGTMYFQGDLIRDLRFSDIPRAVDTDVLNRLNADGVGVYSSDRFNFVSVRAADPHSHTWKVTDATMLTPTGRLITFGDPRAHAEV, encoded by the coding sequence GTGACGGGCAGCACTCAGGCCGCGGTCGCGGAGGCGGCGGCCGCCGTGGCGACCTCGTCATGGATCAAGGTGCGGCAAGCGGCGGAGCCTCCAACGGCGTCGGGCGAGAGGGCACGGGGCGTTGGTCGCGGGCCGGTGACGCCAGTGGCCGTGGTGCCGGCGCAGGATGGCGATGTCGCCGACTCTCTCGCGCTGAGCGGGACCGCGGTGCTCCTGTATGGGGAGCCGAGGCGGGACCGCGACGACGCCGTGTGGCCCGCGGTCGCCGACGCTGCAGCGGCCTCGCCCGAGGCGACCGCGCTCGCGGCCCAGGCCGAGTTGCGCGACCGCGTGGCCCTGCGGCAGCGCCGCGACGTCCTCGACCGTGGTGCGGACTCTCCCGCGCTCGGCGCGGTCTCGATCGTGTGTGCCACCAACCGGCCTGACGAGCTCGGCAACGTCCTTGACAACGCGGCCCGCCAGCGCGGCGTGGCGGTCCAGTTGGTGCTCGTGACCCACGGCTTCACTGCCGACGCGGCTGCGCTCGCGGCCTTCCGGACGGACCACCCCGCGGTGGAGGTCGTGCCCGTGGAGGCGGACCGCTCGCTGACGCTCGGCAGCTGCCTGAATCTTGGAATCGCCGCCGCCGACGGCGACGACATCGTCAAGATGGATGACGACAACTTCTACGGACCCGCGTTCCTCCTTGACCTTGCCCGCGATCTGCGCCTGAGCGGCGCAGGGCTCACGGGAAAGCGCGCACACCTTGTCCATCTCAGCGCGAGCGGTGCCCTGGTGCTGCGGTTCGCGGACGCGGAGAACTCGTGGGCGAAGATGGTTCAGGGGGGCACCATGTACTTCCAGGGTGACCTCATCCGCGATCTCCGCTTCTCCGACATCCCGCGCGCGGTCGACACGGACGTGCTCAATCGGCTCAACGCCGACGGGGTCGGGGTGTACTCCTCGGACCGCTTCAACTTCGTGAGCGTTCGCGCGGCGGATCCGCACTCGCACACGTGGAAGGTCACCGACGCCACGATGCTCACTCCCACGGGGCGCCTCATCACGTTCGGCGACCCGCGCGCCCACGCCGAGGTCTGA